A window of the Brassica napus cultivar Da-Ae chromosome A2, Da-Ae, whole genome shotgun sequence genome harbors these coding sequences:
- the LOC106353880 gene encoding uncharacterized protein LOC106353880 — protein sequence MEDNGSGSETGSETTLPPSSSSSTDKSVTNYKKNNTKPCKICGSNEDDDDVRKCYKPHMWWLCEVCRTLPGVVEVKPEDSNETVLPNDSVSSSSSRVDARNSGNETSATNQPSQSEAHTTSPEASSTASINTSPEKKQADSNAPSDSESSK from the exons ATGGAGGACAACGGAAGCGGGTCCGAGACTGGATCAGAAACAACGCTACCtccttcttcgtcttcttctacCGATAAAAGCGTTACCAACTATAAG AAGAATAATACGAAGCCTTGTAAGATATGCGGAAGTAACGAGGATGACGATGATGTAAGGAAGTGTTATAAGCCGCACATGTGGTGGCTATGTGAAGTGTGCCGTACCTTACCTGGCGTAGTCGAAGTTAAGCCGGAAGATTCTAATGAGACAgtacttcctaatgattctgtTTCATCAAGCAGTAGTCGTGTGGATGCTCGGAACAGTGGTAATGAAACCTCAGCGACTAATCAACCTTCACAATCAGAGGCACATACTACAAGTCCTGAAG CTTCTTCTACAGCGTCCATCAACACATCTCCTGAGAAGAAACAAGCAGACTCCAACGCTCCCTCTGATTCGGAATCTTCAAAGTAG
- the LOC106445086 gene encoding PLASMODESMATA CALLOSE-BINDING PROTEIN 1 — MAALVLSLLLLAMAGHSSAAWCVCKTGLSDDVLQKTIDYACGNGADCNPTHPKAPCFNPDNVRSHCNYAVNSFFQKKRQASGTCDFSGTATPTNSDPSYSGCTFPTSASGSGGSTTGTTNPKGNSTSTTLPGGNSPYSGTSTNGVFGNNSTGATGTGVNPDYTTESSAFALKNSSKLFTFLVLIASSGFCSFLML, encoded by the exons ATGGCTGCTCTGGTTCTCTCACTTCTCCTACTAGCCATGGCTGGCCATTCTA GTGCCGCATGGTGTGTGTGCAAGACAGGTCTGAGTGATGATGTGTTACAGAAGACCATAGACTATGCTTGTGGAAATGGAGCAGACTGTAACCCCACTCACCCAAAAGCACCTTGCTTTAACCCTGACAATGTTAGGTCTCACTGCAACTATGCGGTCAACAGCTTCTTCCAAAAGAAGCGTCAAGCTTCAGGCACTTGTGATTTCAGTGGCACTGCCACTCCAACTAACTCTGATCCAA GTTATTCAGGATGTACCTTCCCTACTAGTGCAAG CGGCTCTGGAGGCAGCACTACGGGTACAACCAATCCAAAAGGCAACTCAACCAGCACCACACTTCCTGGTGGCAACAGTCCTTACTCAGGAACCTCAACCAATGGAGTTTTTGGAAACAACAGCACAGGAGCAACTGGGACAGGAGTTAACCCGGACTACACTACAGAAAGCAGTGCCTTTGCTCTCAAGAACTCAAGCAAACTGTTCACCTTCCTTGTCTTGATCGCTTCGAGTGGGTTCTGCTCTTTCTTGATGCTCTAA
- the LOC125585143 gene encoding histone deacetylase 5-like, translating into MAGESRKRKVGLLYDERMCKHDTPDGDDHPECPNRIKAIWEMLQRTGLAQRFLLFSFLLGCFACVVLGGSKAEDKHLQLVHTKEHVNLVKSLSTKKKDSRRNKIASKLDSIYLNGGSSEAAYLAAGSVVEVAEKVAEGELDCGFAIVRPPGHHAEADEAMGFCLFNNVAVAASYLLNQRPDLGVKKILIVDWDVHHGNGTQKMFWKDPRVLVFSVHRHDGGSFYPTGDDGDYDKVGEGAGEGFNINVPWEQGRRCGERLYCCMGPYLDSCDQRV; encoded by the exons ATGGCCGGCGAATCAAGAAAGAGAAAGGTTGGTCTTTTATACGACGAGAGGATGTGCAAACACGACACACCTGACGGTGATGACCATCCCGAGTGTCCTAATCGCATCAAAGCTATCTGGGAGATGCTTCAGCGCACTGGTCTCGCTCAAAGGTTCCTACTTTTCTCTTTCCTTCTCGGCTGCTTTGCT TGTGTGGTTCTTGGTGGTAGCAAAGCGGAAGATAAGCATCTTCAACTGGTTCACACAAAGGAACATGTTAATTTAGTTAAGAGTTTAAGCACAAAGAAGAAAGATTCTCGGAGAAACAAGATTGCTTCGAAGTTGGATTCAATATATCTTAATGGAGGCTCATCAGAAGCGGCGTATCTTGCAGCTGGATCTGTTGTGGAG GTGGCAGAGAAAGTTGCAGAAGGAGAATTAGATTGTGGCTTTGCTATTGTTAGACCACCAGGGCACCATGCTGAGGCAGATGAAGCCATGGGGTTCTGTCTATTCAACAATGTTGCAGTTGCGGCTAGTTATTTACTAAACCAAAGA CCAGATCTAGGTGTCAAGAAAATTCTGATTGTTGATTGGGATGTTCATCACGGAAACGGTACACAGAAGATGTTCTGGAAAGATCCTCGTGTACTAGTGTTCTCTGTTCATAG GCATGATGGTGGAAGCTTCTATCCAACGGGAGATGATGGAGATTATGACAAGGTTGGGGAAGGAGCAGGGGAAGGTTTTAACATAAACGTTCCATGGGAGCAAGGAAGAAGATGTGGAGAAAGATTATATTGCTGTATGGGACCATATCTTGATTCCTGTGACCAAAGAGTTTAA